The proteins below are encoded in one region of Halalkalicoccus jeotgali B3:
- a CDS encoding DUF5784 family protein gives MARPLRFRHSPQSWSVDRLHRDLFRSLDDAMGARCSTPWYRSPAGYDARRFDMDNGDTALFVWDDGEAYWLGNTETPSALWRTEKYTFDEVPYPVARWAQRELLAELHEGEPWLAAYPHLSWFFLPVFCSKDGRETTRAFFRDHAAGFPDTSREDACAFYESVLHPGVLDEYRYTMASKLGTSQRLDPVRMSATMSEFTVAHLLARAGYGIVPEIEVTTGHSIDFRAEKGETGTLVEVTRPLPPTHRAASTAVAAVRETAETKTSGQLAEHGGGITLFVDCSSFRDDEWAQVRGEKPSVGHRPAVVFRVRPSGWTEAYAKGSVPIELDDVEWV, from the coding sequence GTGGCCCGCCCGCTTCGCTTTCGACACTCCCCCCAGTCGTGGTCCGTAGACCGCCTCCATCGCGACCTGTTTCGCTCGCTCGACGACGCCATGGGCGCGCGCTGCTCGACACCGTGGTACCGGTCGCCCGCGGGGTACGACGCCCGCCGCTTCGACATGGACAACGGCGATACGGCGCTGTTCGTCTGGGACGACGGGGAGGCCTACTGGCTGGGCAACACCGAAACGCCCAGTGCGCTCTGGCGAACCGAGAAGTACACCTTCGACGAGGTGCCCTACCCCGTCGCGCGGTGGGCCCAGCGCGAACTGCTCGCCGAACTCCACGAGGGCGAACCGTGGCTCGCCGCCTACCCACACCTCTCGTGGTTCTTTCTGCCCGTCTTTTGCTCGAAGGACGGCCGCGAGACCACCCGGGCGTTCTTTCGCGATCACGCCGCCGGCTTTCCCGACACCAGTCGGGAGGACGCCTGTGCGTTCTACGAATCGGTCCTCCACCCGGGCGTCCTCGACGAGTATCGCTACACGATGGCGAGCAAACTGGGGACCAGCCAGCGCCTCGATCCCGTCCGCATGAGCGCGACGATGAGCGAGTTCACCGTTGCACACCTCCTGGCGCGGGCCGGCTACGGGATCGTTCCCGAGATCGAGGTGACGACGGGCCACTCGATCGACTTCCGGGCCGAGAAAGGCGAGACGGGGACCCTCGTCGAGGTGACCCGGCCCCTACCGCCGACCCACCGGGCGGCAAGCACCGCGGTCGCCGCCGTCAGGGAGACCGCCGAGACGAAGACCTCGGGCCAACTGGCAGAACACGGCGGGGGGATCACGCTCTTCGTCGACTGTTCGTCGTTTCGTGACGACGAGTGGGCCCAGGTCCGTGGCGAGAAGCCCTCGGTCGGCCATCGCCCGGCGGTGGTCTTTCGGGTCCGGCCGTCGGGGTGGACCGAGGCCTACGCGAAGGGGTCGGTGCCGATCGAACTCGACGACGTCGAGTGGGTCTAA
- a CDS encoding DUF5786 family protein — translation MSMGAYDDDEHERREKKNATVDTDFDDDRSEYHGKLEFDSGESAEALLDQFRRIKSS, via the coding sequence ATGTCAATGGGTGCCTACGACGACGACGAACACGAGCGCCGAGAGAAGAAGAACGCAACCGTCGATACGGACTTCGACGACGACCGCTCTGAATACCACGGAAAACTCGAGTTCGATTCGGGAGAGTCCGCGGAGGCGCTTTTGGACCAGTTCCGGCGGATCAAATCGAGCTAA
- a CDS encoding DUF7530 family protein, whose product MARSSTPEPEFGETWTYESIVSALPGIDLSDRVAVAFQLALFQVGVFALAAVYDAWSAALVGTAAVIVAAGGSVVMLRMGALVRSVSVSGSYRKLLFGSNVEVVLSVLAFIALVTYLLVVDPRQSATPLLNELFGPEPPMVLVYFALLVCWDLCYRIGASWWIGVVSLWRTLRYPVDSETGATLGQVDLLNVGFGLLQVILVPFVLDHPSLVVALGGHILAVTTFSGSSYLIARSRR is encoded by the coding sequence ATGGCCAGGAGTTCGACGCCGGAACCGGAGTTCGGCGAGACGTGGACCTACGAGAGCATCGTCAGCGCCCTGCCGGGGATCGATCTCTCGGACCGGGTGGCCGTTGCCTTCCAGCTCGCGCTCTTTCAGGTCGGCGTGTTCGCCCTCGCGGCGGTCTACGACGCGTGGTCGGCCGCCCTCGTGGGGACCGCCGCCGTGATCGTCGCCGCGGGCGGCAGCGTCGTCATGCTCCGGATGGGCGCGCTCGTCCGCTCGGTTTCGGTCTCCGGGTCCTACCGGAAGCTGCTGTTTGGCTCGAACGTCGAGGTCGTCCTCAGCGTGCTCGCGTTTATCGCGCTCGTGACCTACCTACTCGTGGTCGATCCCCGACAGTCCGCGACGCCGCTTTTGAACGAGCTGTTCGGGCCCGAGCCACCGATGGTTCTGGTCTACTTCGCGCTGTTGGTGTGCTGGGACCTCTGTTATCGGATCGGCGCGAGCTGGTGGATCGGCGTCGTCTCGCTGTGGCGCACGCTTCGCTATCCAGTTGATAGCGAGACAGGGGCGACGCTCGGCCAGGTGGACCTCCTCAACGTCGGCTTCGGCCTGCTACAGGTGATCCTCGTCCCGTTCGTCCTCGATCACCCGTCGCTGGTCGTCGCGCTGGGTGGACACATCCTCGCGGTGACGACGTTCTCGGGATCGTCGTATCTGATCGCCAGAAGCCGGCGTTAG
- a CDS encoding NAD(P)H-binding protein, translating into MHVLVTGATGFVGERLVEPLLSAGHEVRVFVRDAADYRGPREVDVYEGDLLEPETIPPALEGIDAVYYLVHSMKSGGEFEEMDRKLAANVRDAASEAGVERVIYLGGLGKEADELSGHLRSRREVEYVLEEGEYDLTALRAAVIIGGESASFEMIEQLASRLPVMITPRWVRNDCQPIAIDDVIAYLVGVLEAPETAGETFEIGGPDVMTYESMLRVTAEKLGKRLYILPVPVLTPTLSAYWVSLVTDVDRDVAHALAAGLKNPVVVTDDRIRESLPVELTPFETAVSRALGEE; encoded by the coding sequence ATGCACGTGCTGGTGACGGGGGCGACCGGGTTCGTCGGCGAGCGACTGGTAGAGCCGTTGCTTTCGGCGGGCCACGAGGTCCGGGTGTTCGTCCGCGACGCGGCGGACTACCGGGGGCCCCGCGAGGTCGACGTCTACGAGGGCGATCTCCTCGAACCCGAGACGATCCCGCCCGCCCTGGAGGGGATCGACGCCGTCTACTATCTGGTCCACTCGATGAAATCCGGCGGAGAGTTCGAGGAGATGGACCGCAAACTCGCCGCAAACGTCCGCGACGCGGCCAGCGAGGCCGGTGTCGAGCGGGTGATCTACCTCGGGGGGCTGGGCAAGGAGGCGGACGAACTCTCGGGACACCTGCGTTCGCGCCGCGAGGTCGAGTACGTCCTCGAGGAGGGCGAGTACGACCTGACGGCGCTTCGGGCGGCGGTGATCATCGGCGGGGAGAGCGCGAGTTTCGAGATGATCGAACAGCTGGCGAGCAGACTGCCGGTGATGATCACCCCCCGGTGGGTCCGAAACGACTGCCAGCCCATCGCCATCGACGACGTGATCGCGTATCTCGTGGGCGTGCTCGAGGCGCCCGAGACGGCCGGTGAGACCTTCGAGATCGGCGGGCCGGACGTGATGACCTACGAGTCGATGCTGCGGGTCACCGCCGAGAAGCTCGGCAAACGCCTCTACATCCTTCCGGTGCCCGTGTTGACGCCCACGCTGTCGGCCTACTGGGTCAGCCTCGTCACCGACGTCGACCGGGACGTCGCCCACGCGCTTGCGGCCGGGCTCAAAAACCCCGTCGTCGTTACCGACGACCGGATCCGCGAGTCCCTTCCCGTCGAGCTGACACCCTTCGAGACGGCGGTCTCGCGGGCCCTCGGGGAGGAGTGA
- a CDS encoding YkgJ family cysteine cluster protein, whose translation MEVDCAGCAGCCIDWRALSGAEIEHERRGPRKPLDDAYNLVPLTRDDVRGFLEAGLGDAMTPRLWTAEAGVEIDGTTLAAIDDKPVFFVGLRKPPKPVGPFDRPPTWLPTCAFLDPTTLQCRIHSTETYPEECAEYPGHNLALEAETECERVEDAFGDERLLDGTVPDDLSGLMLGPQALGQKLFVHPEPDRIEGMIGRIRTGEATDADRAEFVAWARASAPGTVTHNRAVYERERTRVLETTSWVGESTAEWKRRAGEDPNPEFARGVEERRGAPGTPGWGE comes from the coding sequence ATGGAGGTGGACTGTGCGGGCTGTGCGGGCTGTTGTATCGACTGGCGCGCGCTCTCCGGGGCCGAGATCGAACACGAGCGCCGCGGGCCCCGCAAACCCCTCGACGACGCCTACAACCTCGTCCCGCTGACCCGCGATGACGTCCGGGGGTTCCTCGAGGCGGGACTGGGCGACGCCATGACCCCGCGCCTCTGGACGGCCGAGGCGGGCGTCGAGATCGACGGAACGACGCTGGCGGCGATCGACGACAAACCCGTCTTCTTCGTCGGGCTCAGGAAGCCACCCAAACCGGTCGGGCCGTTCGACCGACCCCCGACGTGGCTACCGACCTGTGCCTTTCTCGATCCGACGACCCTCCAGTGTCGGATCCACAGTACGGAAACCTACCCCGAGGAGTGTGCGGAGTACCCGGGCCACAACCTCGCGTTGGAGGCAGAAACCGAGTGTGAGCGCGTCGAGGACGCCTTCGGCGACGAGCGCCTGCTCGACGGGACGGTCCCCGACGACCTTTCGGGACTCATGCTCGGTCCCCAGGCGCTGGGCCAGAAGCTGTTCGTCCACCCCGAGCCGGATCGAATCGAAGGGATGATCGGGCGCATACGGACGGGCGAGGCGACCGACGCGGATCGCGCGGAGTTCGTCGCGTGGGCGCGCGCGAGCGCTCCGGGAACGGTGACCCACAACCGGGCGGTCTACGAACGCGAGCGGACGCGGGTACTCGAAACGACCTCGTGGGTCGGCGAGTCCACCGCCGAGTGGAAGCGCCGGGCGGGCGAGGATCCGAACCCGGAGTTCGCCCGAGGGGTAGAGGAACGACGGGGCGCGCCGGGGACGCCGGGCTGGGGGGAGTGA
- a CDS encoding phosphoribosyltransferase: MSALPFADRTDAGERLADLLEDRGVSADRVLAIPRGGLPVGRAVADALSIPLDVIVARKVGAPDNPELAIGAVGADGSLWRNDALIHQLNVPEAYVESRAAREAQAAREKRDRYRGSRGPLDLAGEAALIVDDGIATGATAVACIRQARAGGARRVALAAPVAPPEVVADLETEADDVLALVTPADFGAVGRFYRSFDPVADEVAMGYLDG, encoded by the coding sequence ATGAGCGCTCTCCCGTTTGCCGACCGAACCGACGCCGGCGAGCGCCTCGCCGACCTGCTCGAAGACCGTGGCGTGAGTGCCGACCGCGTGCTCGCGATCCCCCGTGGCGGCCTCCCGGTCGGGCGGGCCGTCGCCGACGCACTGTCGATCCCCCTCGACGTGATCGTCGCGCGCAAAGTCGGCGCGCCCGACAACCCCGAGCTCGCGATCGGCGCGGTCGGCGCCGACGGCTCGCTCTGGCGAAACGACGCGCTGATCCACCAGTTGAACGTCCCCGAGGCTTACGTCGAGTCACGGGCCGCCCGCGAGGCCCAGGCCGCCCGCGAGAAGCGCGACCGGTATCGAGGATCGCGCGGCCCGCTCGATCTCGCCGGCGAGGCCGCGTTGATCGTCGACGACGGGATCGCGACCGGCGCGACCGCCGTCGCCTGTATCCGACAGGCCCGCGCGGGCGGCGCGCGACGGGTAGCGCTCGCGGCGCCCGTCGCCCCACCCGAGGTCGTCGCCGATCTCGAGACCGAAGCCGACGACGTCCTCGCGCTCGTGACGCCGGCGGACTTCGGGGCGGTCGGGCGCTTCTATCGCTCGTTCGACCCGGTGGCAGACGAGGTGGCGATGGGCTACCTCGACGGTTAA
- the nasA gene encoding assimilatory nitrate reductase NasA, whose protein sequence is MSEPIPTTCMRCAVGCGHLQHGADRGYGLAGISGDPAHPTNGGLACGRGLRETAEPDGEWLTRPLVRKEGELVPTSWDTALGIATDRLAAARARDPDRVAVLGSGQQTNEAAYLLGKLARGALGTRNYDANTTLCMASAVTAYYDAFGSDAPPPTYDDIPEADVHLLWGANPAVAHPVLFRWLRNTESELIVVDPVESESADHADVHVAPEPGTDLALARAVLARLIETDRIDRAFVAEHTEGFEDLAAGLATTREAAANAGVSLDSIETLAAAFEKRTLVYWGMGVNQSTQGTATTGALIDCCLASGNLGEGSGPFSLTGQANSMGTRVCSAKGTWPGHRDFSDPDHRGAVAEAWTVPVERLPADPGPGPVGIGQAMADGDVEVCYTVATNPVAGLPDAARAREAFEDTFLVAQDAFETETTRLADVVLPAATWGESEGTTTNMERTVSRVRAATDLPSGVRSDLDVIGAIGRELAPRSFERPPLDPERVFEELAALTRGTPADLSGISYARLEAELAVRWPAPDATSDGGYRYRTDEGWRFETISGKARFSTGTRGKVPEPTDEEYPLTLTTARKADEYNTGVRTRNGSPEPPVARLHPDTLRDAAERVRDGLLDVRSRRGTVTARVEADDRIPLGMVWLPIHHPAVNELTLPETDPRSDEPNYKQCAVGLLAPTESPERPAVARGD, encoded by the coding sequence ATGAGCGAGCCCATCCCGACGACCTGTATGCGGTGTGCGGTCGGCTGTGGACACCTCCAACACGGTGCGGACCGGGGCTACGGGCTGGCGGGAATCAGCGGCGATCCGGCTCACCCGACCAACGGGGGGCTGGCCTGTGGACGCGGCCTGCGAGAGACCGCCGAACCCGACGGTGAGTGGCTCACCCGGCCGCTCGTCAGGAAGGAGGGCGAACTGGTCCCCACGAGCTGGGATACGGCCCTCGGAATCGCCACGGACCGACTCGCCGCGGCCCGGGCGCGCGACCCCGACCGAGTCGCGGTGCTGGGAAGCGGCCAGCAGACCAACGAGGCGGCCTACCTGTTGGGAAAACTCGCCCGCGGGGCGCTCGGCACCCGCAACTACGACGCCAACACCACCCTGTGTATGGCCAGCGCCGTCACCGCCTACTACGACGCCTTCGGCAGCGACGCCCCGCCGCCGACGTACGACGACATCCCCGAGGCCGACGTCCACCTGCTCTGGGGGGCCAACCCTGCCGTGGCCCACCCCGTGCTCTTTCGGTGGCTCAGAAACACTGAGAGCGAACTGATCGTCGTCGACCCCGTCGAAAGCGAGAGCGCGGATCACGCCGACGTCCACGTCGCGCCCGAACCGGGCACCGACCTCGCGCTCGCGCGTGCCGTGTTGGCCCGTCTGATCGAGACCGACCGGATCGACCGGGCGTTCGTCGCCGAGCACACCGAGGGATTCGAGGATCTCGCCGCCGGACTGGCGACGACCCGCGAGGCCGCCGCGAACGCCGGCGTCTCGCTCGATTCGATCGAGACGCTCGCGGCGGCATTCGAGAAGCGAACCCTCGTCTACTGGGGGATGGGCGTCAACCAGAGCACCCAGGGGACCGCGACGACAGGCGCGCTGATCGACTGCTGTCTCGCCTCGGGCAACCTGGGCGAGGGTTCGGGGCCGTTCTCGCTGACGGGGCAGGCCAACTCGATGGGGACGCGGGTCTGCTCCGCGAAGGGGACCTGGCCCGGCCACCGCGACTTTTCCGATCCCGACCATCGCGGGGCCGTCGCCGAGGCGTGGACCGTCCCCGTCGAGCGCCTGCCCGCCGATCCGGGGCCGGGACCCGTCGGGATCGGGCAGGCGATGGCCGACGGGGACGTAGAGGTGTGTTATACGGTCGCGACGAACCCGGTCGCCGGGCTTCCCGACGCGGCGCGTGCCCGCGAGGCCTTCGAGGACACCTTCCTCGTCGCTCAGGACGCCTTCGAGACCGAGACCACCCGGCTGGCCGACGTGGTTCTCCCGGCGGCGACGTGGGGCGAATCGGAGGGGACGACGACCAACATGGAGCGGACGGTCTCGCGGGTGCGTGCCGCGACCGACCTCCCGAGCGGGGTCAGATCCGACCTGGACGTCATCGGCGCGATCGGACGTGAACTCGCCCCCCGGAGCTTCGAGCGCCCGCCGCTCGACCCCGAACGGGTCTTCGAGGAACTCGCCGCGCTCACCCGCGGGACGCCCGCCGACCTCTCGGGGATCAGCTACGCGCGGCTCGAGGCGGAACTCGCGGTCCGCTGGCCCGCGCCCGACGCGACGAGCGACGGCGGCTACCGGTACCGTACCGACGAAGGCTGGCGTTTCGAGACGATCTCGGGCAAGGCTCGCTTCTCGACGGGCACTCGTGGAAAAGTTCCCGAACCCACCGACGAAGAGTACCCGCTGACGCTGACCACGGCCCGAAAGGCCGACGAGTACAACACCGGGGTGCGGACGCGGAACGGGTCGCCCGAACCGCCGGTCGCCCGCCTCCACCCCGACACCCTGCGGGACGCCGCCGAGCGCGTTCGCGACGGGCTCCTCGACGTCCGCTCGCGACGCGGGACGGTCACCGCACGCGTCGAGGCCGACGACCGCATCCCGCTAGGGATGGTCTGGCTGCCGATCCACCACCCGGCGGTCAACGAACTCACACTCCCCGAGACCGATCCACGCTCGGACGAACCGAACTACAAGCAGTGTGCGGTCGGGTTGCTCGCACCCACGGAGTCACCAGAACGCCCGGCCGTCGCCCGCGGCGACTAA